A region of Micropterus dolomieu isolate WLL.071019.BEF.003 ecotype Adirondacks linkage group LG01, ASM2129224v1, whole genome shotgun sequence DNA encodes the following proteins:
- the LOC123963395 gene encoding melanocortin-2 receptor accessory protein 2A-like, translating to MDTNLNNGAPPSHPSALASSCSLFQCYVSTEAQVSSRALWTTAGGVDVGESGGCQRRPSSSLEIGDGTLLQELAVTGNRTEKEYILPAHFSIPNCVNSEQSSTAGEDDLLLGEPLLPIILEGRDQSSRNHNDHMNFT from the coding sequence ATGGACACCAACCTCAACAATGGAGCCCCTCCTTCCCACCCTAGTGCTCTGGCCTCGTCCTGCTCTCTCTTCCAGTGCTACGTTTCCACTGAAGCTCAGGTGAGCTCCAGAGCCCTTTGGACCACAGCCGGTGGTGTGGATGTAGGAGAATCAGGAGGCTGCCAAAGGAGGCCCAGCAGCAGTCTAGAAATAGGGGACGGGACACTCCTGCAGGAGCTAGCAGTGACAGGTAATAGGACGGAGAAAGAATACATCCTGCCGGCCCACTTCAGCATTCCTAACTGTGTGAACTCTGAGCAGAGCTCAACTGCAGGGGAGGACGACCTACTGCTGGGAGAGCCACTGCTGCCAATCATTCTGGAGGGGCGGGATCAGAGCAGTAGGAACCATAATGACCACATGAATTTCACATAA